Proteins encoded by one window of Desulfonatronovibrio magnus:
- a CDS encoding asparagine synthetase B family protein — MCGITGALALNHKTIHKDCAKPMADILAHRGPDDAGYLFFHTGCRHARKISFALNLADEKFQHISELLPPLESRAAQHELNSHDWDLFMAHRRLAILDVSPAGHQPMSDLSKNIWLVYNGEIYNYRELRDELKACGHRFRTGTDTEVIIYAYIEWGIKCVEKLNGMFAFSLYDNFTQKLYLVRDRYGIKPLYYTFAEGTTGPWSTGILRIILINITNSGKDLYPTGC, encoded by the coding sequence ATGTGCGGAATAACCGGAGCCTTAGCGCTCAATCATAAAACAATCCACAAGGATTGCGCCAAACCCATGGCGGACATCCTGGCCCATAGAGGGCCTGATGATGCAGGATACCTGTTTTTTCATACCGGCTGCCGCCACGCGCGTAAAATATCCTTTGCTCTGAATCTGGCAGATGAAAAATTCCAGCACATTTCCGAACTCCTGCCGCCTCTGGAGTCCCGTGCAGCCCAGCATGAACTTAACTCCCACGACTGGGACCTGTTTATGGCGCACCGCCGCCTGGCCATTCTGGACGTATCCCCGGCCGGGCACCAGCCCATGAGCGATCTGAGCAAAAATATCTGGCTGGTCTATAACGGGGAAATCTACAACTACAGGGAATTGCGCGATGAACTCAAAGCCTGCGGCCACCGCTTCCGCACAGGAACGGACACAGAGGTCATCATCTATGCCTATATCGAGTGGGGCATTAAATGCGTTGAAAAATTAAATGGCATGTTCGCTTTCTCCCTGTATGACAACTTTACCCAAAAGCTCTATCTGGTCAGAGACCGCTACGGAATAAAACCACTTTACTACACCTTTGCTGAAGGTACTACCGGGCCGTGGTCAACCGGGATTTTGAGGATTATATTGATAAATATTACAAATTCTGGCAAAGACTTATACCCAACAGGATGCTGA
- a CDS encoding type II toxin-antitoxin system HicB family antitoxin, translated as MKYPVNIKKTEEGYSVWAPGLPGCWSQGLTEEEALENIKEAIQDYLYTVSSLNAGKDVRYVEVDYA; from the coding sequence ATGAAGTATCCGGTAAATATCAAGAAAACTGAGGAAGGGTATAGCGTATGGGCTCCTGGGCTGCCTGGCTGCTGGTCCCAGGGTTTGACAGAAGAAGAGGCTCTTGAAAATATCAAAGAGGCCATCCAGGATTATCTTTATACGGTAAGCTCCCTGAATGCCGGAAAGGACGTGAGATACGTGGAAGTTGATTATGCCTAA
- a CDS encoding toxin, with product MKNKLIRWNEEKNQLLVLQRGLSFEMVLEKIHNREILALKSHPDKKKYPNQHIFIIKIKGYFCYVPFVESDDEIFLKTIIPSRKLKKIYGR from the coding sequence ATGAAAAATAAACTCATCAGATGGAATGAAGAAAAAAATCAGTTGCTGGTATTACAGCGAGGACTGTCTTTTGAAATGGTTCTGGAAAAAATCCATAATAGGGAAATACTTGCCCTAAAGTCGCATCCAGACAAGAAAAAATACCCAAATCAGCATATTTTTATCATAAAGATAAAGGGATATTTTTGTTATGTTCCTTTTGTTGAAAGCGATGATGAAATTTTTTTAAAAACTATCATCCCCAGCAGGAAGCTAAAGAAAATATATGGAAGGTGA
- a CDS encoding four helix bundle protein — MEFGYENLEVWNRSVDFAVKVIDIVENLDTSRKHFRLIEQMEACCTSISMNLAEGKGRNSKKEFVQFCYIARGSLYETMTLLEIFRRKKWLTDNDFAAIKKEGLQIAAMIKGLINSIYASMDKK, encoded by the coding sequence GTGGAATTTGGATATGAAAATCTGGAAGTATGGAACAGGTCGGTTGATTTTGCTGTTAAAGTAATTGATATAGTTGAAAATCTTGACACGTCCAGGAAGCATTTCCGGTTGATAGAACAGATGGAAGCATGTTGCACATCCATATCGATGAATCTGGCTGAAGGAAAAGGTCGGAATTCTAAAAAAGAGTTTGTCCAGTTTTGTTACATTGCCCGGGGCTCCCTGTATGAAACAATGACTCTCTTGGAAATTTTCAGAAGAAAAAAATGGCTTACTGATAATGATTTTGCAGCCATAAAAAAAGAAGGTCTTCAAATCGCCGCCATGATCAAGGGTCTGATAAATTCAATATACGCATCCATGGACAAAAAATAG
- a CDS encoding asparagine synthase-related protein, which produces MVNRDFEDYIDKYYKFWQRLIPNRMLKNVLAPIWDQVEHVWSRDIFKDVFPDHDQGPCSPEEYVNRSLYFEARTFLHGLFVVEDKLSMAHSLETRVPFMDNDLVDFAMRLPVKFKLGNLQEVIKLDENEPSGKRHKYFHKTRDGKLLLRKMMQKYVPGDIANGVKQGFSSPDQSWFKGESIEFVKKRILSQDSPIYNYFDPQSVRDMVNEHIEGRKNRRLFIWSLINFDQWLRTFEIE; this is translated from the coding sequence GTGGTCAACCGGGATTTTGAGGATTATATTGATAAATATTACAAATTCTGGCAAAGACTTATACCCAACAGGATGCTGAAAAATGTTCTGGCTCCCATCTGGGACCAGGTGGAACATGTCTGGTCCAGAGATATTTTCAAAGATGTATTTCCTGATCATGATCAAGGTCCCTGCTCCCCTGAAGAATACGTAAACCGTTCCCTGTATTTCGAGGCCAGGACCTTTCTGCACGGCCTGTTTGTGGTCGAGGACAAGCTGTCCATGGCCCACTCTCTGGAGACAAGAGTGCCCTTCATGGACAATGATCTGGTAGACTTTGCCATGCGTCTGCCCGTGAAATTCAAGCTGGGCAATCTCCAGGAAGTGATCAAACTGGACGAGAACGAGCCGTCAGGTAAAAGACACAAGTATTTTCATAAAACCAGGGACGGAAAACTTCTCTTACGTAAAATGATGCAGAAATACGTACCTGGGGATATTGCCAACGGGGTCAAGCAGGGATTCAGCTCCCCGGATCAAAGCTGGTTCAAGGGTGAGAGCATTGAATTCGTCAAAAAGCGCATCCTGAGCCAGGATTCACCCATTTACAACTATTTTGACCCCCAAAGCGTCCGGGACATGGTCAACGAACATATTGAAGGCCGCAAAAACCGCCGCCTCTTCATCTGGTCGCTCATTAACTTCGACCAGTGGCTGAGGACTTTTGAGATTGAGTAA
- a CDS encoding DUF1902 domain-containing protein, translating to MNTKPLFVRAEWDNEAMLWVATSDDVPGLATESDTLENLVQKLKIVIPELLEANGVDLSKETPFELLSRRFEIAQGPAV from the coding sequence ATGAATACAAAACCCTTATTTGTCAGGGCTGAATGGGATAATGAAGCAATGCTATGGGTGGCCACCAGCGATGATGTTCCCGGCCTTGCTACTGAATCAGACACCCTGGAAAATCTTGTCCAGAAACTGAAAATCGTTATCCCTGAACTTCTTGAGGCCAATGGAGTGGATTTGTCCAAAGAAACTCCATTTGAACTATTGAGCAGGAGATTTGAGATCGCACAGGGGCCTGCTGTCTGA
- a CDS encoding virulence RhuM family protein → MSKKKNPALPHLKDSPAVRSSAAEYLTFVAATGKGGVAAVYADENIWLTQKMMGVLYDVETHTINYHLKKVFTDMELEEESVIRNFRITAADGKSYNTKHYNLSAIIAVGYKVNSERAVQFRKWATGIIEEFTIKGFTMDDERLKNGGSILSDQYFEKQLQRIREIRLSERKFYQKIADLYATSID, encoded by the coding sequence ATGAGCAAAAAAAAGAATCCAGCCCTTCCCCATTTAAAAGACAGCCCCGCTGTCCGCTCATCAGCAGCTGAGTACCTGACCTTTGTGGCGGCCACTGGCAAGGGCGGCGTTGCTGCGGTTTACGCCGATGAAAACATCTGGTTGACCCAGAAAATGATGGGTGTGCTTTATGATGTTGAAACGCACACTATCAACTATCACTTGAAAAAAGTATTCACCGACATGGAGTTGGAAGAAGAATCAGTTATTCGAAATTTTCGAATAACTGCTGCTGACGGCAAAAGCTACAACACCAAGCACTATAACCTGTCTGCGATCATTGCCGTAGGATACAAGGTCAACTCCGAGCGGGCCGTACAATTTCGCAAATGGGCTACGGGAATCATTGAAGAGTTTACCATCAAAGGGTTTACCATGGATGACGAGCGCCTCAAAAATGGCGGTTCCATCCTTTCTGATCAATATTTTGAAAAACAATTGCAGCGCATCCGGGAGATTCGTCTTTCTGAGCGAAAATTTTACCAGAAGATTGCTGACTTATACGCCACTTCCATAGATTAA
- a CDS encoding GIY-YIG nuclease family protein, whose product MYYTYVLLSEADGNLYSGYTKNLKLRFKHHSKGKVPSTKDRRPLKLIYYEACINQEDATRREKYFKTY is encoded by the coding sequence ATGTATTATACGTATGTGCTGTTAAGTGAAGCTGATGGCAACTTATATTCAGGCTATACTAAAAATCTCAAGCTAAGATTTAAGCATCACTCCAAAGGTAAGGTTCCTTCAACAAAAGACAGAAGGCCCTTAAAGCTGATATATTATGAAGCTTGCATCAACCAAGAGGATGCTACCCGAAGAGAAAAATATTTTAAGACTTATTAA
- a CDS encoding type II toxin-antitoxin system HicA family toxin, translating to MTSHPVITFRDFIQRVEKLGFQKVRQKGSHIRYKHADGRMTTIPDHGAKDVPQGLLNKIVRHDLKLSMDHFFNQSE from the coding sequence GTGACTTCCCATCCTGTCATTACATTTCGGGATTTTATTCAGCGTGTGGAGAAACTCGGTTTCCAGAAGGTTCGGCAAAAAGGTTCACACATCCGGTATAAGCATGCTGATGGAAGAATGACTACAATTCCTGACCATGGAGCCAAAGATGTTCCACAAGGCCTTCTGAATAAGATTGTAAGACATGATTTAAAATTATCAATGGATCATTTTTTTAATCAAAGTGAGTAG
- a CDS encoding helix-turn-helix domain-containing protein yields the protein MANKFFDQEQKLTILEKAQEIGIKEAAKIAGVHYTTVYDWRNKLQALGREAFLEHQPNRPGRGEKEITPEQEEAILNTWQNNLGFGPGQVRSQLRRQGKTISIRSIRKVMLANGYEPGQAKKEKSEPRRFEAGRPLELTQMDILELYINKARVYLIKKSTIGVKRAKWKSTPCA from the coding sequence ATGGCGAACAAGTTTTTTGATCAGGAGCAAAAGCTGACCATTCTGGAGAAAGCCCAGGAAATCGGAATCAAGGAAGCTGCAAAGATTGCAGGAGTCCATTACACAACAGTCTATGATTGGCGCAACAAGCTCCAGGCTTTGGGCCGGGAGGCATTTCTTGAGCATCAGCCAAATCGCCCTGGCCGGGGCGAGAAGGAGATTACTCCGGAACAGGAAGAAGCCATCCTGAACACCTGGCAGAATAACCTGGGATTCGGTCCAGGCCAGGTCCGCAGTCAGTTGCGCAGGCAAGGCAAGACCATCTCCATTCGCAGCATTAGAAAGGTGATGCTGGCTAATGGCTACGAGCCAGGGCAGGCAAAGAAAGAGAAGTCTGAGCCCAGACGTTTTGAAGCAGGCCGTCCTCTGGAGCTGACCCAGATGGACATCCTGGAGCTGTACATAAACAAGGCCCGGGTCTACCTGATAAAAAAGTCGACAATCGGGGTAAAGCGAGCAAAGTGGAAATCGACACCGTGCGCCTGA